The Candidatus Celerinatantimonas neptuna DNA segment TCACCATCAGAACCATCCGATCAATCAGGCAATCCGAATGATGAATTCATCAGATGGCCACTACATGACGATTTCTGAAATTGCTGAAACCGTGAATATGTCGCTTTCCAGCTTTAGCCAGAAATTTAAGCTGATCACCGACCAAAGCCCTAAAGATTACATGACGAAACTTCGATTGAAAAAATCAAGGAAGTATCTGAGTGACCTATCGGTGACAGATACGGCTTATGAAGTCGGTTTTGAAAATATTTCTCACTTTATTCGACTGTTTAAGAAAGAGTATGGGGTAACACCTAAGCAATTTCAGCTTGGTAAAACCTACTGAAGAATGGAAAGGAAAACTTTCCATTCTTATCGATAAGCATTTCATCCAGATATTCCCCCTTGGACCGTAGGAACTATTTCTGTATAAACTCTCTGACATGATAAAAAACCCGATTACTTTTTATCTTATCTCAAGTTGTGTCAGGGACATGAGAGACAAAAAGCAACCGGGCTCCTTATTCAGGGACTATCTCTTATAAGAGATAGTCTTTGTTATGCACAGATCTCCTCTGGAACTTCAAGCATCGCTTCATCGGCTTGTTTGGCCTGAATCGCGGTGAGTGCGATGGTGTAGACGATATCATCGACTAAGGCTCCGCGGGACAAATCATTAACCGGTTTGCGCATCCCTTGAAGCATCGGACCAATCGAGACTAAATCGGCTGAGCGTTGAACTGCTTTGTAGGTTGTATTACCAGTGTTAAGGTCTGGGAAGATAAAGACCGTTGCTTTACCTGCGACAGGGGAGTCGGGGGCTTTCGATGCTGCGACGCTTTCCATGATCGCTGCATCATATTGCAATGGTCCATCGATGAGCAGATCCGGACGTTTTTGCTGAGCAATCTGAGTGGCTTCACGAACTTTCTCAACATCTGCACCTTGTCCTGATGTGCCGGTCGAATATGAAATCATCGCAACGCGCGGTTCAATTCCAAACGCCTGAGCCGAATCAGCTGATTGAATGGCAATCTCTGCCAGTTGTTCTGCGGTTGGATTCGGGTTAATGGCGCAATCGCCGTAGACTAATACCTGATCAGGTAACAGCATAAAGAATACAGATGATACGGTAGAGACATCTGGTGCGGTTTTAATGATTTGAAATGGTGGAACAATCGTATTCGCCGTGGTATGAACGGCCCCGGAGACAAGTCCGTCGACTTCATCATTTTCCAGCATCATCGTACCAAGGAAGACTGAATCTTGTAATTTTTTACGGGCAACTTCACTTGTCATTCCTTTGTGTTTACGCAGTTCTACCAGGCGTGTGATATAATTCTCACGAACGGCATCGGCATCGATAATGGTGACGCCAGCACCGAGAGTAATGCCTTCTTGATGTGCAACCTGCAATATTTTATCTGGGTTCCCTAACAGGTAACATTCGGCAATTTGCCGTTCGGCGCAAATGGCGGCAGCCTGTATTGTCCTTGGCTCATCCCCTTCAGGCAAAATGATCCGTTTAGCGGCTGAGCGGGCACGTTCGGTTAATTCATAGCGAAATGCCGGTGGGCTGAACTGACCTGAGAACTCTGGCGCATCTCTTAATGAATTGAGCCAAAATTTATCAATATGACTTGAAATATAATCACTGACCTGTTCAACACGAGATGCATCATAAGCTGACATTTCCAGACCAAAGCTTTGCAGAGCCAGTGAAGTCTGCCAGGTGGTGTTTTTGACGCTGAGCACTGGTAATCCGTGATCCAGAGCCCGTTGACACAACTTAAGCACTGAATCGGGGAGAGCCGTGTTACCAGTTAATAATATCGCTGCAATTTTAACCCCACTGATAGCGGCCAGACAGACTGCAATAATAATATCCGGGTGGTCAGCCGTTGTGACAAGCAACGCTCCGGGCTGAACCTGTTCCATCACATGAGGTATCGAGCGGGCACAAAAGACAATCCTGCGAATGCGGCGGTGGTTTAAATCACCACCGTTGATAATCGTTGCATTTAGATATCGGGCTACATCGACAACGCGGGGGGTGATCAGTGTATCACTCCAGGGGATGCATCCTAATGTGCGGATCGGACTGGTATTGATGACTTGTAACATTTCAGCCGGGGAATGTTCAGGGGTATAACCGTTATCGAGTAAATCTGGGCGCACACGGCCCTGTTCATCGACTGGTGCATTGAATTTATTGATGATGACCCCTGCGATTTGTTTGTTTTGTGGGCCTCCAAAGCCTGCATAGGCGACTTTAATCCGATCTTTAAGCTGATCTGGGCTATCCATTCCGGGCGCGATGACAAATACAATTTCAGCACCTAAAGTTTTGGCAATACTATCATTTATCAGATTGGCAAACGGGTGTTTATGGGTGGCGAGTAAGCCTTCAACTAAGGCAACATCACTGGTTTGAATAGCAGTTTGGGCGCGAGCTACAATGTTTTCCAGCAATATATCCATCTGACCGTCACCAATTAAGGTTTCAGCTTCTGAGATAGAGAATGGTTCAACGACATTCAGATGACTGTTGATATCAATCGTAGTGGTGGTGAGATCGGGCTGTTGATCATCAAAACAGGGTTGCGCAATTGGCTTAAAGAAAACGGTATTCAGTTTTTTATTTTCCATAGCACGGAGCATACCCAGGCTGACACTGGTTAAACCAACATCGCTTCCAACTGGAATAAGCATAATAATGCGAGACATAATGAATTCCTCCGCTAATGGGCAATCGATTGGCGAATGTGTGGTGCATCATGTTTTTTCCGATGAACCAACGTCAATAGTTTTGCCTGAATAGGATCGGCTTTGGCCGATCATGATTCGTTTTATTGGCTGTGAACGGTGATTTAAATCACGGCCAATCGTGCTGTATCTTCTGCGATAATGAGCTCTTCATTGGTCGGTACGACCAATGCTGGTATCCGGCTGTCAGATGTGGTGATCACACTTTCTGCACCAGAACATGCTGCGAGGTTGAGTTCCGAATTAATTTCAATACCGAGAAAAGACAACCGGTCGAGCACATGACGGCGGATTAATGCCGCGTTTTCACCAATGCCACCTGTAAAGACAATGGCGTCAGGGCATCCATCTAGTGAGGTGATATAACCTGCGATGTACCGGGCCAGACGGTGGCAGAAAACGTCTAAGGCCCGGGTCGCAGATTCTTTTTCACCATAATTGTCCGTGACGAATCGGCAGTCGGATGTTTCTTCGGTTAAACCGAGAAGGCCAGATTCTTTGGTTAGCATGGTATTGATTTGCTCGACTGAATAACCAAGACTGTCATGTAAATGGAAGATAATTGCAGGGTCGATATCTCCGGAACGGGTGCCCATAACCAGACCTTCCAAGGGGGTGAGGCCCATGGAGGTATCAACAGACTGTCCATTTTTCACCGAGCAAATTGAAGCACCGTTGCCTAGGTGACAACTAATGAGATTGATTTGGCTTTCCGGCTTATTCAGTAGTGTTGCTGTTCGGCGCGTAATATATCGGTGTGATGTTCCATGCATACCATAACGGCGGATACCGTGCTTTTTGTATAATTGATATGGCAGTGCATACAGATAAGCCGATTCAGGCATCGTTTGGTGGAAAGCTGTATCAAATACAGCGACGTTTTGTAATTGAGGAAATGCTTTCTGGGCGGCTTTGATCCCGATAATATGGGCAGGATTATGTAATGGCGCTAATGTGGCACATTCCTCAATCCTTTTTAAAACCTCATCATTAATCAGTGCCGATTGGGTGAAATGTTCACCTCCATGAACAATTCGATGACCGATTGCTGAGATTCTGCCTGCCATTGTTGTGGTTGCTGCCAGAATGGTGTTGACCATGAATGTTAATGCCTGTTCATGATCGGCATAGGGTTCAAGTGATGTACCAAACTTACTTCCATCCAGTCGCCAGCTGATGCGAGCCTGGGGCAATGAGAGGCATTCGGCTAGCCCCGTCAGATAGGATGTACTAGATATGGGGTCAACCACGGCGAATTTGAGAGAGGAACTTCCACAGTTAAGGATTAAAATTAGTTTAGACATGAGTAACCACCTATCTGCAAAAAAAGAACCGCGATGTCATTGACAGGGTCGCGGTGAGAATATCAAGTATTTTCCCGAGAGTTGCAGAGTGCGGATTGGCTAGAATACATGAGCTATCAAATGTACTGTTGGCCAGTCGATTAAATAATATTAGATTATTATTTATATCTACAACATAAGCCTGTTTTATTAAAATTACCGGTGACATATAAATTATTGTTTTCATAATTAGTCTCCAGTCTGGCTATTATTCGTGGTTTTAAATTTTGATATTTAATATGCTAATTTAAATAATCACATCTATATTGATCAGCAAATCTTTACCTGAAAATATTCTGCTAAATAAATTGAACAAAAGGAAACTTTATATATTCAATTTATACTCTGTTTTTATTTTGTTTAAGTTGTGAAATTTAGCTCATATTTTAAGATGGTGATTTGCTGATCAATTCTGGTTGTCTTATGCGACCTGGCTCACCATATAGTCGAAGCCATAAACAACCTTTTTGATGTTGATTAAGTGCTCTGGCCCGACATTATCAGAAACTGAGCTGCCTCCTACGGCACCACAACCAAGAGTTAATGCTGGGATAAGGTCAGTTGTTGCACCAATGGCTCCCAATGCACTCGGGGTATTGACCAAACACCGTGAAACCGGAACCTGCAAAGAAAATTTCTGAATAACCTGATCATTTTCTGAGTGAATGGATGCTGTATGGCCGCTACCTTCGTTGGTGAGAAGTTCAACGCACCGACTAATTGCTGCCTGACTATTATCTTCGATATACATGGCTAAAACAGGGGTTAGTTTTTCACGGGAGTAAGGGTTTTCGTGGCTGACTGTGGTTTGCTCAGACACTAATACTTTTGTATCGTCAGGTACACTAAGACCTGATAAATTCGCAACATAAATTGCTGTTTTACCAACGATTTTAGGATTCATTGTCCCATTGTCGCGAAGCAGTACGTGGCTGAGTTTTTCTGATTCTTCTTCAGATAACAGGTAACCACCATGTTGAGCAATTTCCTTTTTCACTTGCTCTTCGATAGAGCGCTCTATAACCAATGATTGTTCGGAAGCACAAATCACACCGTTATCAAATGTTTTGCTTAAAAATACTTTTTTGATGGCTTCTTTAACATTGGCCGTTTTTTCGATGAATGCAGGGCAGTTACCCGGACCGACGCCAATCGCTGGATTACCTGAACTATAAGCGGCCCGGACCATTGCTTCACCGCCAGTTGCGAGGATAAGAGCCGTGTCCCGGTTGTGCATGAGTTCCTGGGTGCCTTCTAAAGACAGTTTGGTCATGCAACCAATAATTCCTTCGGGGGCTCCGGCTTCTACCGCGGCCTGATGCAGAATACGTATGGTTTCCTGAATACAGTTTTTAGCCGAAGGGTGCGGAGACATAATAATTCCGTTACCTGATTTAACGGCAATCAGCGCTTTATAAATAGCGGTAGATGTTGGGTTAGTTGAAGGAATTAATCCAGCTAGAACCCCCATTGGGACAGCGACTTCTAATGTGTGGGTATCAGGGTTTTTGCTTAAAATACCAATTGTTTTTTGATCTTTGATGTAGTTGTATAAATCATTGGCTGCAAACTCATTTTTAGTGATTTTATCTTCGATGTTTCCAAAGCCAGTTTCAAAGACTGCCATTTTGGCCAGTCGTTCAGTTTCACCTTGTGCGGCTCTTACCATGTTCAGAACAATGTCATCAATTTTAGCCTGAGAGAATGTTTTTAGAACTTTTTGAGCTGCTTTTGCTTGTTGTATCAGTTCAATCGCTTCTACTACTGATTCATTTTGTTGTGTTTCTTGTCTCATGGGAGCCTCCAGGTTTATGGTTTACACCCATTATGTTTCTCTGAATGGGTGCCTGTTCAAGGCAAGATGAACAGTTGTTTTGGTTATGCATCCTATGGGATCGAGAATATCAACAGGCGGGTTTCACAACTAATTCAGGTTTTAAAAAAATAGCTCGTTTTTAAAATAAGACTCCAAATAGTAGATATATAGATCACAGAATTTACTTTATTCAGGATTAATCATCAGAAGAATTGAAAAAATAATAAAGGCTAGTTTATATATTATTAATCCGCTCATTTATAATTGTGATTAGGGATAAAATGAATCGTCATATACCCATATAAATAGTATGGATTAAATATAAAACACATATTTTTTATTTGAGATATCTAACTATGATGTTGATCTGATTATCTATTTGAATCAATGTTATTTGGATCACATTAAATCATTATTTATATCTACCCGATATAATCAATAGAAGATATAGCGTTCTTTAGTGAACGCTATAGATTAATTGCAAAATTTATTTGCTTTAATATAGAGACAGGCAATTCAATGCCTTCATAAGTGGTTTTGGACCATGTCCTGTGGTCGAGTGGGGCATCATGAATCATGATAAATATCTTTTTTATCTGGTTATTTGTTCAGTCAACGGAGGATGTTGAGCAGTTTCAACATCCTCCACCTTCAATCATTCATTCCGACATCTTATTTTAAATTGAGATTAATTAGCTATTAAAGTCGTCGAATCCATCAAAACCGCCCATATCGTCACCGCCGAATCCGTCATCAAAACCATCCTCATATGGACTGTCAAATCCACCTGGCGCGAAATCACCATCAAATCCATTGTCTGAAAAATTGCCAGAGTCAGCAAAATTGTCGGCACCGTTACCGCTATCGAATGAGCCCGGGTCGTTCCAGTTATCTGATGCATCTGCAAATTGATTCTGATTGTCGAATCCCCCCTGATCCGTTGCATCATTCATATCGGGTGTTGGATTATCATTAATAATGTTGACGACATCTTCCGGGTGATGGTGACTAAACATATCCATCATCAGATCGCCTAGAACTACGCCTCCGGCAACACCTGCTGCTGTTTGCAGGGCTCCGCCTAAAAAGCTGTTCCCCCGGCCAAAGCCCGTGTTAGGTGCATATTGTGGCTGGTTGTAATTACCTTGTGCATTGCGTGAGTTCCAACCTGCTGTATTCGGGGGTGTCTGTCTGGGAGCCGTATTGCGATGGCCGAATAATCCGGATAGAAAACCGCCCTGATGGCTTTGGTTCTGTTGCATCTGCTTTTCCAGTGCTTCTAACCGTGCGTGCAATTGTTTAATCGTTGCTTCTTGCATGATCATTGTTTGAGCCATGTAATAAGGGGCTGATGGTTGAGCGACTACGTGCTTTTCAATCAGCGATTCAGCGTTCCTGTCACGGCTTCCACCTTTTTTTTCCACATCCTTGAGGCGAGCAAATAAATTATCAATAAGTTGATTGGTATTTTGGTCCACGAAGATTTCCTCACAAATGGGTGATCATCATTCCTATTAGTCCACATAAATCGCTATATGTTCAATAGGTTAAATAAAAGGTTAACAACCCCTATAACCTGAAGTTATACCGTTACGATAAATAAGTATTCCCCGACCGGGCTAAAACCGTGAAATAGTGATTTCATCGTAATCAACATCAGTTTCAGACGAATATGCAAATACCTCAGCCCTATTTATTATTTCTTGGCGATGTGACAGATCCTCTGGCGGCTAAGACAGCCCGGGGAATTAAAGCATGGCGCTTTGAGCAATGTGTCGGTCAATTACGCTTAGACGGCTCTGGAGTGTCGCTGGATTTGCCCGACCTAACGCCTGAGCAGGCTTACCAGAAGGGGGCTCGTACATTTGTTATTGGCACAGCGAACGCCGGTGGCTTTTTACCTGAACACTGGCTTGAAACGATTCGCTGTGCGATTCGAACTGGTTTAAATGTTGCCAGTGGTTTGCATCAGCGCCTTGCTGATATTCCAGAGCTGGTTGAATTAGCCTATCAGCATCAGGTGCAGTTATTTGATGTGCGTCATCATCATGAAAAACTGGCGGTCGGTACAGGTTTACCCCGTACAGGAAAACGTGTTCTGGCGGTGGGGACCGATTGTGCGGTCGGTAAGATGTATGCAACGCTGGCTTTGGAAAAAGCCATGCGTGCTGAAGGAATGGATGCTCAGTTTCGTGCGACAGGCCAAACCGGCATTCTGGTCGCAGGTCAGGGAATCGCTATTGATGCTATTGTGGCTGATTTTATTTCAGGTGCAGCTGAGCAAATATCTCCGGCTAATGAAGCTTCTCACTGGGATATCATCGAAGGTCAGGGCTCATTATTTCATCCATCATATGCGGGGGTCAGCTTAGGTTTGCTGCATGGCTCCCAGCCTGATTGGATTGTGATGTGCCATGAAATGGGCCGACCTCATACCCGTCATTTGCCTCATCATCCATTGGTCAGCTTGTCAGATTGTGTGGCTGAAAACCTCCGTGTGGCCCGTGTAACCAATGCGAATGTCCGGCTGGCTGGCTTTGCCATTAATACATCGAATTTCACCAATGAAGAGGCCATGGCTTATTGCTCTGAAATTGCAGAGCAATTTAATGTTGCTGCGACCGACCCTGTCCGTTATGGCATGGAACCTATCGCCAATTTTTTAAAAATGCACGGTTGATGGGCAGGTAACCGATGCGACAGATTGAAATCGAAACAGTGAAGTTACCGTTAAGCCGGCCTTTTCGTATAGCCCGCGGCACCCGGCAATCGGTTGATGTGATTCGCGTGATGATTGAAGAAAATGGCTTTATCGGCTGGGGAGAATGTACGCCCACAGCTCACTATGGGCAAAGTCCAGCTAGTGTCAGTGAACAGATTCGGTCGATACTTCCTCAATTGCGTCAGGGGATGACCCGTCAGGAACTTCAATTACATCTTTCCAGAGGTTCGGCCCGCAATGTTTTGGACTGCGCGTTATGGAGATTAGAGGGGGGCCGGCGGCATCAGTCATTATGGGCGGTGACGGAGGTTGTGCAACCGGCAACAATCTGCTGTGCGCAAACACTGAGTCTCGCTTCGCTATCTCAGATGGTTGACGCAGCCGTTGAAGCAATTAATCAGGGCGCGCAGCTTCTTAAAATCAAGTTGAATGATGAATCGGTGGTTGAAAAAGTATCGGCGATCCGCTCTGTATCGCAACAGACACAATTAATCATCGATGCCAATGAATCATGGGCGGGGCTTGATTTACCGGCACTGATGGATGAACTCGCGGTATTTGACATCACTATGATCGAACAACCATTGCCGGCCGGTCAGGACAATTGTCTGAAACATTTTACGCATCCTATTCCTGTCTGTGCTGATGAGAGCTGTCACGATGCAGGCGATATCGCTCCGCTGTCGGATCGCTACGAGATGATCAATATCAAATTGGATAAATGTGGTGGATTAACAGAGGCACTGGCCATGGTTGAAATAGCTCATCGTTATCAGATGGACGTTATGACTGGGTGCATGTTGGGGTCATCTCTGGCGATGGAGGCTGCTTTACCTATTGCAGCCCAATCAGTCTTTGTCGATCTGGATGGCCCAATCTGGCTGGCTGGTGATAGTGCACCTTATTTGGTTTATCGCAATGGTTGCATTGAAACCTAACCGTCAAATCCACAGGCAAAAAGGGAATCAAAGAATGGAAAAAACACCGGTATTAGATATTCAGGATTTAACCGTTAGTTTTCGCTCCAGAGCTGGATCTCAGCGTGCATTAGATGGTGTTTCTTTTCAGCTTTATTCTGGTGAAGTGGTTGCAATTGTTGGCGAAAGCGGTTCGGGAAAATCGGTGACCTCTCTTTCTCTGATGGGGCTTCTTCCTGAAAATGCCCAGATTGAGCGAGGCCAGTCGATTTACCACAATAATTTGGGCCATTCCTGCGATCTGACATCACTAAGTGAAGAGCAGTACCGACAACTGCGGGGCCAGTCGCTGGCGATGATTTTCCAAGAGCCCATGACATCACTGAATCCGGTGTTAAAAATTGGTGATCAGTTAACTGAAGCATTGCGTGATCATCATCTTTGCTCGGCGAAAGAAGCCTATCGAAGATCCTGCCAGCTGCTTGAACGGGTTCGTATTGCAGACGTGAAACGGGTGATGAACAGCTATCCCCAGTCTTTGTCTGGGGGAATGCGCCAGCGTGTGATGATTGCACTAGCGTTAACCTGCGAACCGGATGTCTTAATTGCAGATGAGCCGACCACAGCTTTGGATGTGACTATTCAAGCGCGTATTTTACAGATCCTGCGGGATTTACAGCGTCAGAGCAAAATGGCGGTGTTGTTTATTACCCATGATATGGGCGTTGTCGCTGAAATTGCCGATCGGGTTGTGGTGATGTTCCGGGGCAAAGTTGTTGAAAGTGGCCCTGTGGAGCAGATCTTTAACCGGCCACAACATCCTTATACCCAATCATTATTAGCTGCTGTCCCTAAATTAGGCGATATGAACGGACATAACTGGCCAGCAAGGTTCCCGATTGTCGGCGAATATTCTCAACAGCCACCACCAGAGCATCGCTGTGCTGATTATTCAGTTAAACCAGTGTTAGATGTTCGGGGATTGAAAGTGTACTTCCCGGTTCGCTCGGGGATCTTCTCTAAGATAACGCATGAGGTGCATGCCGTTGAACAAATTGACCTGAAGGTCTGGCCGGGTGAAACGCTCGCAATTGTTGGAGAAAGTGGCTGCGGAAAATCAACCACCGGGCGAGCGTTGCTCAGATTAGTTTCCGGTGATAGCGAATCGATTCATTTTCAGGGATGCGAGATTTCGCTCTTAAATGACCGTGCTTTTAAATCGATGCGACGTGAAATTCAGATGGTATTTCAGGATCCGTATGCATCGCTCAATCCCCGTTTAACGGTCGGTTTTACCATAGCTGAGCCGCTTTTAATCCACGGCTTAGTCAAATCATTAAAAGAAGCGACGCCTCAGGTGAACGCTTTATTGGAAAGTGTTGGGTTAAAGGCTGAGCATGCTCGTCGTTACCCACATGAATTTTCCGGTGGGCAGCGTCAGCGTATTGCAATTGCCCGGGCGATGGCTCTTAAGCCTAAAGTCATTATTGCTGATGAAGCCGTTTCAGCACTGGATGTTTCGATTCAGGCTCAGGTGATCAATTTAATGATGGACCTGCAACAGCAAACCGGTGTGTCCTGGATTTTTATTTCTCATGATATGGCCGTGGTTGAGCGAATCGCTAACCGGGTTGCCGTGATGTATTTGGGACAGATTGTGGAATTAGGGCCACGTCAGTCTGTATTTAGTCATCCTCAGCACGCCTATACAAAGCGTTTGCTGTCTTCTGTTCCGATTGCTGACCCGAGTCGTCAGCGGACGGTTGAGTTAGATGATTCCGAATTGGCTCCCTCTCCGATGCGAGCTGTCGACGAGAGTGTCGCCAAACTACGTTACCGCGAGGTAGCTTCGCAACACTGGGTCGCTGACGAGTTTTAATTCGTCATTGAGGATCTGTTGCTCTTGTTTAAAAAGGATATTAAGGAGAAAAAACGATGAAATCGATCTATGCCCGCACAGCTGTTGCGATTGGTTTAGCATTGTGTCTTGGGATCCATGCCCAGGCGCATGATCTTAAAATTTCGATGTATGCCGATATCACCGGATTAGATCCGCAAGATACGTCAGATAACGTCAGTTATTCGGTTCAAAGTGGTATTTTTGAGCGTCTGTTTCAGTTTGATGCCAAAATGAAACTGATTCCACAATTGGCAACCAGTTATACCGGTAATGCGGATGCGACGGAATATGTGATTCATTTACGCAAAGGGGTGACGTTCCAGGATGGCACGCCATTTAATGCGAAAGCTGTAAAAGCGAATCTGGATCGCCTGGCGAACCAAAAACTGGGGTTGAAACGAAACAGCCTGTTTAAGATGGTTAAAACAGTGACGGTCGTTGGCCCGTATACCGTTAAAGTGCAGCTTAAACAGTCATTCGGTGCATTCATCAATACCCTGGCTCATCCGTCAGCGGTGATGTGGAGCCCTAGTGTCCTGCATCGCTACCCGTCTGAAGCGCAGCTGCGTAAGCATCCGGTCGGAACCGGACCGTTCAAATTTGAGCAGTGGCAACCCGGTAAAGACGTCAAATTAGTCAAATATAATCACTATTGGAAAAAAGGCTGGCCGAAGGTGGACAGTGTGACGTTCTATCCGGCTCCGGAAGATGCAACGCGTGTTGCAGCTTTAAAATCCGGGCAGGTCAATGCAATTTATCCTCTGCCGGCTGATTTGATAAGCGCTGTGAAATCCGATTCTAAGCTGGCGATTCAGCGTGATCCGAGTATCTATATGTACTATCTCGCTCTGAATACGCAGCATAAATCATTGTCCAATCTGAAAGTTCGTCAGGCGATCAACTATGCCATCAACCGTAAATTGTGGTTGCGGGTTGGCTATGCAGGGCTAGGAACACCGGCTGAATCAGTGATTGCACCCAATGTTCAGTTCTTTGCGAAACAGACCTCTCCGAATTATCGCTACGATCCAGCGAAAGCAAAAGAGCTGCTTAAAGAAGCGGGTTATGGTCAGGGTCTCAACCTGAAACTGTGGACGTCGAATGCAACCTCGTCGGTTCGCTGTGCGCAGTTCTTTAAACAGCAACTGGCACAGGTTGGCATTCATGTGAAGGTCGTTCCGATGGACTCAGGTACCCGGGATGCCAAACTCTGGAGTGTTCGGGATCCGAAAAAAGCTCAGTTTGATTTGTACTATGGTGGCTGGTCGCCATCAACAGGTGATGCTGACTGGGCATTGCGTCCATTGTTCGCAACGGATTCATGGGTACCTAGGGCCTATAACGTGTCCTACTTCTCCAATGCCAAAGTGGACCAGGCTATCGCGGATGGTTTGAAAACAGCCAATCTGAAACTGCGGGCTAAAGCTTATGCCAGAGCGCAAAAACTAATCTGGAAAGCCGCCCCGATCGCCTTTTTGGGATCACCGGATAACCTTGTCGGTAAGCAGAAGAACCTGAAGGGCGTATCGATGTTAGCTGATGGAACCTTACTGTTCACCAAGGCCCGTTTTAATTAAACGAATCAGTATGGTGTGTTTAAGGCGATGGATATGTCCGGGCAGTGAGCGGGCATATCCTCAATTGAATCAGAAAGGGAGAACCCGATGTTGACCTATGTATTCCGTCGCATATTAGAGATGATCCCGGTGCTGCTGGTGGTCTCCCTGCTGGTGTTCGGGTTTATTAAATTATTACCGGGGGATCCCGCTCGTATTTATGCAGGGCCTGATGCCCAACAAAGTGCCATTGAGGCAGCCCGTGTCCATTTAGGGCTGGATAAACCATTGGCTCAGCAGTATGTGAACTGGCTGGGCGGATTGTTTCATGGTGATTTAGGAATAACGTATCGGACTCAGCAGCCGGTTACAAAAGTGATT contains these protein-coding regions:
- the ackA_1 gene encoding Acetate kinase; protein product: MSKLILILNCGSSSLKFAVVDPISSTSYLTGLAECLSLPQARISWRLDGSKFGTSLEPYADHEQALTFMVNTILAATTTMAGRISAIGHRIVHGGEHFTQSALINDEVLKRIEECATLAPLHNPAHIIGIKAAQKAFPQLQNVAVFDTAFHQTMPESAYLYALPYQLYKKHGIRRYGMHGTSHRYITRRTATLLNKPESQINLISCHLGNGASICSVKNGQSVDTSMGLTPLEGLVMGTRSGDIDPAIIFHLHDSLGYSVEQINTMLTKESGLLGLTEETSDCRFVTDNYGEKESATRALDVFCHRLARYIAGYITSLDGCPDAIVFTGGIGENAALIRRHVLDRLSFLGIEINSELNLAACSGAESVITTSDSRIPALVVPTNEELIIAEDTARLAVI
- the adhE_1 gene encoding Aldehyde-alcohol dehydrogenase, encoding MRQETQQNESVVEAIELIQQAKAAQKVLKTFSQAKIDDIVLNMVRAAQGETERLAKMAVFETGFGNIEDKITKNEFAANDLYNYIKDQKTIGILSKNPDTHTLEVAVPMGVLAGLIPSTNPTSTAIYKALIAVKSGNGIIMSPHPSAKNCIQETIRILHQAAVEAGAPEGIIGCMTKLSLEGTQELMHNRDTALILATGGEAMVRAAYSSGNPAIGVGPGNCPAFIEKTANVKEAIKKVFLSKTFDNGVICASEQSLVIERSIEEQVKKEIAQHGGYLLSEEESEKLSHVLLRDNGTMNPKIVGKTAIYVANLSGLSVPDDTKVLVSEQTTVSHENPYSREKLTPVLAMYIEDNSQAAISRCVELLTNEGSGHTASIHSENDQVIQKFSLQVPVSRCLVNTPSALGAIGATTDLIPALTLGCGAVGGSSVSDNVGPEHLINIKKVVYGFDYMVSQVA
- the ycjG_1 gene encoding L-Ala-D/L-Glu epimerase, whose translation is MRQIEIETVKLPLSRPFRIARGTRQSVDVIRVMIEENGFIGWGECTPTAHYGQSPASVSEQIRSILPQLRQGMTRQELQLHLSRGSARNVLDCALWRLEGGRRHQSLWAVTEVVQPATICCAQTLSLASLSQMVDAAVEAINQGAQLLKIKLNDESVVEKVSAIRSVSQQTQLIIDANESWAGLDLPALMDELAVFDITMIEQPLPAGQDNCLKHFTHPIPVCADESCHDAGDIAPLSDRYEMINIKLDKCGGLTEALAMVEIAHRYQMDVMTGCMLGSSLAMEAALPIAAQSVFVDLDGPIWLAGDSAPYLVYRNGCIET
- the pta_1 gene encoding Phosphate acetyltransferase gives rise to the protein MSRIIMLIPVGSDVGLTSVSLGMLRAMENKKLNTVFFKPIAQPCFDDQQPDLTTTTIDINSHLNVVEPFSISEAETLIGDGQMDILLENIVARAQTAIQTSDVALVEGLLATHKHPFANLINDSIAKTLGAEIVFVIAPGMDSPDQLKDRIKVAYAGFGGPQNKQIAGVIINKFNAPVDEQGRVRPDLLDNGYTPEHSPAEMLQVINTSPIRTLGCIPWSDTLITPRVVDVARYLNATIINGGDLNHRRIRRIVFCARSIPHVMEQVQPGALLVTTADHPDIIIAVCLAAISGVKIAAILLTGNTALPDSVLKLCQRALDHGLPVLSVKNTTWQTSLALQSFGLEMSAYDASRVEQVSDYISSHIDKFWLNSLRDAPEFSGQFSPPAFRYELTERARSAAKRIILPEGDEPRTIQAAAICAERQIAECYLLGNPDKILQVAHQEGITLGAGVTIIDADAVRENYITRLVELRKHKGMTSEVARKKLQDSVFLGTMMLENDEVDGLVSGAVHTTANTIVPPFQIIKTAPDVSTVSSVFFMLLPDQVLVYGDCAINPNPTAEQLAEIAIQSADSAQAFGIEPRVAMISYSTGTSGQGADVEKVREATQIAQQKRPDLLIDGPLQYDAAIMESVAASKAPDSPVAGKATVFIFPDLNTGNTTYKAVQRSADLVSIGPMLQGMRKPVNDLSRGALVDDIVYTIALTAIQAKQADEAMLEVPEEICA